The following proteins are encoded in a genomic region of Bacillota bacterium:
- a CDS encoding ABC transporter permease, translating to MNSWSERSPSPGAWTSVLAIAGRQTRQNFRHVQTAIFMFVLPVAFGLLFGRLLHVAVASPPDRWVRVVMPGVSADMEGVARFLFYFGFLAMFVLTTALMNGAGILEERENRTLARLLVQGVPYGQVIAGHALGAALTSAIQTVVLLAIAYPMGGWPRSSVPATVAVALALALAAAGSAVGAAGVAGAGPRLRAAGGVVGALLAMLGGAWWPLEVEPTTMQKLGRLSPVFWAMDGVHRAVALGAGVADLIMPILALLLFAALGGMVGVWGMRRWYA from the coding sequence ATGAACTCGTGGAGCGAACGCTCTCCATCCCCAGGCGCCTGGACGAGCGTCCTGGCCATCGCCGGGCGGCAGACGCGCCAAAACTTCCGGCACGTCCAGACGGCGATCTTCATGTTCGTCCTGCCCGTGGCCTTCGGGCTCCTCTTCGGGCGGCTCCTGCACGTCGCCGTCGCCTCGCCCCCGGATCGCTGGGTGCGAGTGGTGATGCCGGGCGTCTCCGCCGACATGGAAGGGGTCGCGCGCTTCCTCTTTTACTTCGGTTTCCTGGCCATGTTCGTCCTGACCACGGCGCTGATGAACGGGGCAGGGATCCTGGAGGAACGGGAGAACCGGACGCTGGCGCGGCTCCTGGTCCAGGGCGTGCCCTACGGGCAGGTGATCGCGGGCCATGCCCTGGGCGCGGCGCTGACGTCGGCCATCCAGACGGTCGTCCTCCTCGCGATCGCCTACCCCATGGGCGGCTGGCCGCGCTCCTCGGTGCCGGCCACCGTGGCGGTCGCCCTGGCCCTGGCGCTGGCCGCGGCAGGTTCGGCCGTGGGTGCCGCCGGCGTGGCCGGGGCGGGCCCGCGCCTGCGGGCGGCGGGCGGCGTGGTCGGCGCGCTCCTGGCCATGCTGGGCGGGGCCTGGTGGCCGCTGGAGGTGGAGCCGACCACCATGCAGAAGCTGGGCCGTCTCTCCCCGGTCTTCTGGGCCATGGACGGGGTTCATCGAGCGGTCGCCTTGGGAGCAGGCGTCGCCGACCTCATCATGCCGATCCTGGCACTACTCCTCTTCGCCGCCCTGGGTGGCATGGTGGGGGTGTGGGGGATGCGGCGCTGGTACGCCTAG
- a CDS encoding sensor histidine kinase has product MDPWRGEGDRDRWRSTFALLRLLLLGGAAAGWLLAAAGPLARAAARAEPALAWAATLLVAGLLLELPFEARLLTWLRLLLALTLVWLLPLPETAAWPLAAALLHPRPGRSELPPDLLPDAGALAAGSLLLALRGVSPPLLFASVLLGLLALVTRLLHAALLREREEGRRQRGELEEAQVRLARYVAEVEEAAAARERAQVVGQIHDALGHSLTAAVLQVELARRLLASRPEEAAGRLEKLEGELRAALQQVRQALHGLGPVELGQRPLPEALVALADDFARSTGTEVELRFAPDRTAVAALPPTAAATLFATVREGLTNAVRHGKARRVQVRLSAEDGRLHLRMEDDGVGTESILPGIGLRTMTQRVQEAGGSLRFWSRPGQGFRIEVGLRARDPMR; this is encoded by the coding sequence GTGGATCCCTGGCGCGGAGAAGGCGACCGCGACAGGTGGCGGAGCACCTTCGCCCTGCTGCGGCTCCTCCTGCTGGGCGGCGCCGCCGCCGGCTGGCTCCTGGCGGCAGCCGGACCGCTCGCTCGCGCCGCCGCCCGCGCCGAGCCCGCTCTTGCGTGGGCGGCGACGCTTCTGGTGGCCGGCCTCCTGCTCGAACTGCCCTTCGAGGCGCGGCTCCTCACCTGGCTCCGCCTGCTCTTAGCCCTGACGCTGGTGTGGCTCTTGCCACTCCCCGAGACGGCTGCATGGCCTCTGGCCGCGGCCTTGCTCCACCCGCGGCCGGGGCGAAGCGAGCTGCCCCCCGATCTCCTGCCCGACGCGGGCGCGCTGGCGGCGGGAAGCCTCCTCCTGGCGTTGCGCGGGGTCTCCCCGCCGCTCCTCTTCGCCTCGGTCCTGCTCGGTCTGCTGGCGCTGGTGACGCGTCTCCTCCACGCCGCCCTTTTGAGGGAGCGGGAGGAGGGACGCCGGCAGCGGGGCGAGCTGGAGGAGGCGCAGGTGCGTCTCGCCCGCTACGTTGCGGAGGTGGAGGAAGCCGCGGCGGCGCGGGAGCGGGCGCAGGTGGTGGGGCAGATCCACGACGCGCTGGGACACAGTCTGACTGCGGCAGTCCTCCAGGTTGAGCTCGCGCGCCGGCTGCTCGCCTCGCGCCCCGAGGAGGCGGCCGGCCGCCTCGAGAAGCTGGAGGGCGAGCTGCGCGCCGCGCTCCAGCAGGTGCGCCAGGCGCTCCACGGACTGGGTCCGGTGGAGCTGGGGCAGCGGCCGCTTCCTGAGGCGCTGGTGGCGCTTGCTGACGACTTCGCGCGCAGTACGGGTACGGAGGTGGAGCTTCGCTTCGCTCCCGATCGCACCGCCGTTGCGGCCCTCCCGCCGACTGCCGCTGCCACCCTCTTCGCCACGGTGCGCGAGGGGCTGACCAACGCGGTCCGCCACGGGAAGGCGCGCCGTGTCCAGGTCCGGCTGAGCGCGGAGGACGGGCGGCTCCACCTGCGGATGGAGGACGACGGGGTGGGCACGGAGAGCATCCTGCCGGGGATCGGCCTGCGCACCATGACCCAGAGGGTCCAGGAGGCGGGCGGCTCCCTCCGCTTCTGGAGCCGGCCCGGGCAGGGCTTCCGCATCGAGGTCGGCCTGCGGGCGAGAGACCCGATGAGATGA
- a CDS encoding response regulator transcription factor: MIRLLLAEDQALVREGLVALLSLEPDFQVVAAVGDGAQAVEQVRRHGCQELDAAVLDVRMPVLDGVSAVREIKRLCPKLPVMMLTTYDDDRYVQESLEAGAAAYLLKDIPAEQLASAIRLVAAGGSLIPAALARHWLAPDRSEPLTPRQAEVLRLVGQGLSNAEIAARLFLSEGTVKNYVSEIYARLGVRNRVEVALLGRRLAAGEYRAAGEDRPGEGDGKTPAGG; encoded by the coding sequence ATGATCCGTCTGCTGCTGGCGGAGGACCAGGCGCTGGTGCGGGAGGGCCTGGTGGCGCTCCTCTCCCTGGAGCCAGACTTCCAGGTGGTGGCGGCCGTCGGCGACGGGGCGCAGGCGGTGGAGCAGGTCCGGCGCCACGGCTGCCAAGAGCTGGACGCGGCCGTCCTCGACGTGCGCATGCCGGTGCTGGACGGAGTCAGCGCCGTGCGCGAGATCAAGCGGCTCTGCCCCAAGCTGCCGGTGATGATGCTGACGACCTACGACGACGACCGCTACGTGCAGGAGAGCCTGGAAGCGGGCGCCGCCGCCTACTTGCTGAAGGATATCCCGGCGGAGCAGCTGGCCAGCGCCATCCGGCTGGTGGCGGCCGGCGGCAGCCTGATCCCGGCGGCGTTGGCGCGGCACTGGCTGGCGCCTGACCGGTCGGAACCGCTGACGCCCCGGCAGGCGGAGGTGCTCCGACTGGTCGGGCAAGGTCTGAGCAACGCGGAGATCGCGGCGCGGCTCTTTCTCAGCGAGGGCACCGTGAAGAATTACGTCAGCGAGATCTACGCACGCCTCGGCGTGCGCAACCGGGTGGAGGTGGCGCTGCTGGGGCGCCGGCTGGCGGCGGGCGAGTACCGTGCGGCGGGGGAGGACCGACCCGGGGAGGGCGACGGGAAGACGCCGGCGGGCGGCTGA